Proteins from a genomic interval of Mesobacillus sp. S13:
- the asnS gene encoding asparagine--tRNA ligase — protein sequence MIKTVVKDLYRNQENFKDQTVQITGWIRTLRDSKTIGFMELNDGTFFKSVQVVFEDTLDNFKEVTKLPISSSVLVEGEYVPTPDMKQPFEIKATKIVVEGLSDTDYPIQKKRHTLEYLRTIAHLRPRANAFSAVFRVRSLASYALHKFFQDKGFVHVHTPIITGSDTEGAGEMFRVTSMDMNKLLKTEDGKVDESADFFGKETNLTVSGQLNAESFALAFRNVYTFGPTFRAENSNTARHAAEFWMVEPEVAFAELPDIMDLGEEMVKYVIDYVFEHAPEEMAFFNSFIDKTLIERLQNALESDFGRVTYSEAVELLKNSGKEFEYPVEWGTDLQTEHERYLSEEIYKRPVFVTDYPKDIKAFYMRANEDGKTVAATDLLVPGIGELIGGSQREEREEVLAERIKELGMSEEDYWWYLELRKYGSTKHSGYGIGFERLVMYLTGMKNIRDVIPFPRTPGNADF from the coding sequence ATGATTAAGACCGTAGTAAAAGATTTATACAGAAACCAAGAAAATTTTAAAGACCAAACTGTTCAAATTACAGGATGGATCCGTACTCTTCGTGATTCCAAAACCATTGGCTTTATGGAGTTAAACGATGGAACTTTCTTTAAGAGTGTACAAGTTGTTTTTGAAGATACCCTTGATAACTTCAAAGAAGTTACAAAGTTGCCTATTAGCTCTTCTGTTTTAGTAGAAGGTGAATATGTACCAACTCCTGACATGAAACAGCCTTTTGAAATCAAAGCGACTAAAATTGTAGTCGAGGGATTGTCGGATACCGATTATCCTATACAAAAAAAGAGACATACCCTTGAATATTTGAGAACAATCGCTCACTTACGTCCGAGAGCAAACGCCTTCTCAGCCGTTTTTAGAGTAAGATCTCTTGCATCTTATGCCCTACACAAATTCTTCCAAGACAAAGGATTTGTCCATGTACATACACCGATTATTACTGGAAGCGACACTGAAGGTGCCGGGGAAATGTTTCGTGTGACATCAATGGACATGAACAAGCTTCTAAAAACTGAGGACGGAAAAGTGGATGAAAGTGCAGATTTCTTCGGCAAAGAGACCAACTTGACCGTGAGCGGTCAACTGAATGCGGAAAGCTTTGCGCTAGCTTTCCGTAATGTGTATACCTTTGGTCCAACATTCAGGGCAGAAAATTCAAATACGGCAAGACATGCTGCGGAATTCTGGATGGTCGAGCCGGAAGTTGCCTTTGCAGAATTACCTGATATCATGGACCTTGGAGAAGAAATGGTCAAGTATGTCATTGATTATGTTTTTGAACATGCACCAGAAGAAATGGCCTTCTTCAATAGCTTTATTGATAAAACACTTATCGAAAGATTGCAGAATGCATTAGAATCCGATTTCGGGCGAGTTACTTATAGCGAAGCAGTTGAATTACTAAAGAACTCAGGCAAGGAATTTGAATACCCAGTTGAATGGGGTACAGATTTGCAAACCGAACATGAGCGTTACCTTAGTGAGGAAATTTACAAGCGTCCTGTCTTCGTAACCGACTATCCGAAAGACATCAAGGCATTTTATATGCGAGCGAATGAGGATGGCAAGACAGTTGCCGCAACTGACCTTTTAGTCCCTGGAATTGGCGAGTTAATTGGGGGAAGTCAGCGTGAGGAAAGAGAAGAAGTCCTCGCAGAACGAATTAAAGAACTTGGTATGTCTGAAGAAGACTACTGGTGGTATCTTGAGCTTAGAAAATACGGCAGCACTAAGCATTCTGGCTACGGAATCGGATTCGAACGACTTGTTATGTATCTAACAGGGATGAAGAACATCCGCGATGTCATTCCATTCCCTCGTACACCAGGAAACGCAGATTTTTAA
- a CDS encoding type III polyketide synthase has translation MPRIISIAEAVPPYSIEQDKVMDFAENLFSESFKDIKRLITVFQNGQIEKRHFAKDLEWFEHDHTFEEKNDAYIEAAVDLGAKAISNCLKNDEFLKDEVHLEEIDAIFTISSTGVSTPSIDARIMNVLPSSQYTKRIPIWGLGCAGGASGLSRAYEYCLAYPEAKVLVLSIELCSLTFQRNDRSKSNLIGTSLFADGVACALVCGDRSGYENMMKKSSAPNIIGTQSTTMPDSEDVMGWEVKNEGLYVVFSKDIPTIIENWLQPNVLRFLNTNGLDVPDLDHFIAHPGGKKVLEAYVSALKFPKTMTKTSLEVLKEYGNMSSVTILYVLKRFMETAEKGDLGLGAALGPGFSSELLLMRWE, from the coding sequence ATGCCGAGAATTATATCCATCGCAGAAGCTGTGCCGCCTTATTCTATAGAGCAGGATAAGGTAATGGACTTTGCAGAAAATCTTTTCAGTGAATCCTTTAAAGACATCAAAAGGCTGATTACCGTTTTTCAGAATGGTCAAATAGAAAAACGCCATTTTGCCAAAGACCTTGAATGGTTTGAACATGATCATACATTTGAAGAGAAGAATGATGCCTATATCGAGGCAGCTGTTGATCTTGGGGCAAAAGCCATTTCAAATTGCCTGAAGAACGATGAGTTTCTGAAAGACGAAGTGCATCTTGAAGAAATTGATGCTATTTTTACCATCAGCAGTACGGGTGTGTCGACTCCGAGCATTGATGCGAGAATAATGAATGTCCTGCCTTCTTCTCAATATACGAAAAGGATTCCGATTTGGGGCCTCGGGTGTGCAGGCGGAGCATCAGGCTTGTCGCGTGCCTATGAGTATTGTCTTGCCTATCCAGAGGCAAAAGTGCTTGTGCTATCCATTGAGTTGTGCAGCTTAACTTTTCAACGAAACGACCGTTCAAAAAGCAATCTGATCGGCACTTCCCTGTTTGCAGACGGTGTTGCCTGTGCCCTAGTCTGCGGAGATCGTTCCGGCTATGAAAATATGATGAAAAAATCTTCGGCCCCCAATATTATCGGTACACAGTCCACCACCATGCCGGATTCTGAAGATGTAATGGGCTGGGAAGTGAAAAATGAGGGACTATATGTCGTCTTTTCCAAGGATATACCGACGATCATTGAAAACTGGCTGCAGCCCAATGTCTTAAGGTTCTTGAATACCAATGGCCTTGACGTTCCAGATCTTGATCACTTTATTGCTCATCCTGGAGGAAAGAAAGTACTTGAAGCCTATGTATCTGCATTAAAGTTTCCAAAGACGATGACGAAGACTTCACTTGAAGTCTTAAAAGAATATGGGAATATGTCTTCAGTGACAATACTATACGTATTAAAGAGGTTCATGGAGACTGCAGAGAAAGGCGACCTTGGCTTGGGTGCTGCCCTTGGGCCAGGATTCAGCTCGGAATTGTTATTGATGAGGTGGGAATAA
- a CDS encoding cytochrome c oxidase subunit 2A: protein MAQPGIGKKTHTKVEDQSSLKGTLASVFLLGFFLIATWVGVYLLFVNRF from the coding sequence ATGGCTCAGCCTGGAATCGGGAAGAAAACACATACGAAGGTGGAAGACCAATCTTCCTTGAAAGGAACACTTGCATCTGTGTTCTTGTTAGGATTCTTTTTAATCGCTACTTGGGTAGGCGTTTATTTATTATTTGTTAATCGTTTTTAA
- a CDS encoding SDR family NAD(P)-dependent oxidoreductase — MFLPSFDLEGKTAIVSGAGRGIGRAIAIGLAEAGANVALLARTEEDLKETSSVIEKLGRKTLVLPTDVTKRDQVHNSISAVSSEWGKIDILVNNAGMNIRSKALEATDEEWQTIMDTNLKSAFMMSQEAGKIMKEQNAGGKIINIASVAGQVALRTGVVYAATKAALMQMTKVLAMEWGQYGINVNSIGPWYFKTPLTEKLLADEAYVQDILSVTPLKRIGELPELVGPVVFLSSDAGNYVTGQTLFVDGGMTIHGF; from the coding sequence ATGTTTTTGCCATCATTTGATTTAGAAGGGAAAACAGCGATAGTGTCAGGCGCTGGAAGAGGGATCGGCAGGGCGATCGCTATTGGCCTGGCTGAGGCTGGAGCAAATGTTGCCTTACTTGCCCGAACGGAGGAGGATCTCAAAGAAACATCTTCGGTAATTGAGAAATTAGGAAGGAAAACTCTCGTGCTGCCGACAGATGTGACCAAAAGGGACCAAGTACATAATTCGATTTCTGCAGTCAGTTCTGAATGGGGAAAAATTGATATTCTTGTCAATAATGCAGGAATGAATATCCGTTCAAAAGCTTTGGAAGCTACAGATGAAGAATGGCAAACAATCATGGATACCAACCTGAAATCAGCCTTCATGATGTCCCAGGAAGCGGGAAAAATCATGAAGGAACAAAATGCAGGGGGGAAGATCATTAATATCGCCTCTGTTGCCGGACAAGTAGCGCTCAGGACGGGTGTCGTCTATGCAGCGACTAAAGCAGCCCTTATGCAGATGACAAAGGTGCTCGCTATGGAATGGGGACAGTACGGAATTAACGTGAATTCAATCGGGCCATGGTACTTCAAAACGCCGCTGACAGAAAAACTATTGGCCGACGAAGCGTATGTTCAGGACATCCTATCAGTAACGCCTTTGAAGCGGATCGGGGAGTTGCCTGAGCTTGTAGGGCCTGTTGTATTCCTGAGTTCCGATGCGGGGAACTATGTGACAGGGCAAACATTATTCGTTGATGGCGGAATGACGATCCATGGATTTTGA
- a CDS encoding isoprenylcysteine carboxyl methyltransferase family protein, whose translation MMFLIFVGLVIFQRMTELVIARKNEAWMKEQGAIEFGQGHYPAMVAIHTAFFITFIVEVILFDKNLSGFWPVLLALFIFTQIMRIWALSSLGKFWNTKIIILPGANVVKRGPYKIIKHPNYLIVAIELIVIPLMFNAYITMAVFTLLNILILSIRIPAEEKALRELTKYESEFSTHGRFVPNLLNKCDN comes from the coding sequence ATGATGTTCCTCATATTTGTCGGATTGGTAATCTTTCAGAGGATGACAGAACTAGTCATAGCCAGAAAAAATGAGGCCTGGATGAAAGAGCAGGGAGCAATAGAGTTTGGACAGGGACACTATCCTGCTATGGTTGCAATCCACACAGCTTTTTTTATCACTTTTATCGTGGAAGTGATTCTTTTTGATAAAAATCTGTCAGGATTTTGGCCAGTGTTACTTGCTCTGTTCATTTTTACACAGATAATGAGGATTTGGGCACTGTCTTCTTTAGGCAAGTTCTGGAATACAAAAATCATTATTCTTCCTGGAGCCAATGTGGTCAAGAGAGGTCCTTATAAGATCATCAAGCATCCTAACTATTTAATAGTGGCGATAGAATTGATTGTTATTCCCCTAATGTTCAATGCCTATATTACAATGGCAGTCTTTACTCTATTAAATATCCTTATTTTATCCATTAGGATCCCAGCGGAGGAAAAGGCATTGAGAGAGCTGACGAAGTATGAATCTGAATTCTCAACTCATGGGCGCTTCGTTCCGAATTTGTTAAATAAGTGTGACAATTAA
- a CDS encoding cytochrome c oxidase subunit II: protein MHIHKFEKIWLIFGITTLIVFLSVIGVSAFYLGNQPPSCLATINPEKVDTTAPFDEPGLKKVEGKEWDYELVFVASAFSYNPGQIEVPKGAKVKVIATTKDVIHGFQVAGTNINMMLEPGYISEFVTTFDKAGDYLIVCNEYCGVGHHMMTSKIEVVE from the coding sequence ATGCATATTCATAAATTTGAAAAGATCTGGCTTATATTTGGAATTACGACATTAATCGTATTTCTATCTGTTATTGGAGTCAGCGCATTTTATTTAGGCAACCAGCCACCAAGCTGCCTGGCAACAATCAATCCTGAAAAGGTAGATACTACAGCACCTTTCGATGAGCCTGGCCTGAAGAAGGTAGAAGGAAAAGAATGGGATTACGAACTTGTCTTTGTAGCTTCTGCATTTTCCTACAATCCTGGACAAATTGAGGTTCCAAAAGGAGCCAAAGTGAAAGTAATCGCGACTACCAAAGACGTCATCCACGGATTCCAGGTGGCAGGAACAAATATTAATATGATGCTAGAGCCTGGATATATCAGTGAGTTCGTCACAACATTTGACAAAGCTGGCGATTATCTGATTGTTTGTAATGAATATTGTGGTGTCGGCCACCACATGATGACGTCTAAAATCGAGGTGGTTGAATAA
- a CDS encoding b(o/a)3-type cytochrome-c oxidase subunit 1: protein MTTKLINPKVDRRDGKLAMAHFYVAFIALAIGGLAGLLQTLVRSGKFELPSWTGYYQILTVHGVVLGLVLTTFFIMGFQLALVSKTSGTLTDKQRLTGWIGFWTMTIGTVMAAVMILTNQASVLYTFYAPLQAHALFYLGLTLVIVGSWIDGAALIMAYTSWRKANPGKPSPLLTFMSLVNTLMWIVATIGVAATVLFQLLPWSLGLVERVDVLVSRTLFWYFGHPLVYFWLLPAYMAWYAIVPKIIGGKIFSDSLARMSFILFLLFSIPVGFHHQLMEPGIDPAWKFLQVILTFLVVIPSLMTAFSLFATFEMFGRSKGSTGLFGWVKKLPWGDARFAVPFIGMLAFIPAGAGGLVNASHQLNQVVHNTIWVTGHFHLTLATSVVLTFFGISYWLVPHLTGRVLTKAMNKLAIIQGIVWAIGMTFMSGAMHAAGLLGAPRRSSFSTYGGAEQAAEWIPYQVAQAVGGSILFLGIILMLYIFINLAFFAPKGDEEFPVGEVADQAEKTPMVFENWKLWLGITVLLILFAYTIPFIDMIQNAPIGSKGYKFF from the coding sequence ATGACTACGAAATTAATTAATCCAAAAGTAGACCGCCGAGACGGCAAATTGGCAATGGCCCACTTTTATGTCGCTTTCATCGCTCTTGCAATTGGCGGGCTTGCAGGTTTGCTCCAGACACTCGTCCGTTCAGGAAAATTCGAACTGCCTTCATGGACTGGATATTACCAAATCCTCACGGTCCATGGTGTTGTGCTCGGACTGGTTTTAACTACATTTTTCATTATGGGATTCCAGCTCGCTTTAGTGAGCAAAACATCCGGTACATTAACAGATAAACAACGTTTGACTGGCTGGATTGGTTTCTGGACAATGACAATTGGTACTGTAATGGCTGCTGTCATGATCCTGACGAACCAGGCTTCTGTTCTTTATACATTTTACGCACCTTTACAAGCACACGCACTCTTTTACCTAGGACTTACACTTGTCATCGTCGGAAGCTGGATTGACGGTGCCGCACTGATTATGGCTTACACTTCATGGAGAAAAGCAAATCCAGGAAAACCTAGTCCATTGCTGACTTTTATGTCACTTGTAAACACGCTTATGTGGATTGTTGCGACAATTGGTGTCGCTGCCACCGTATTATTCCAACTGCTTCCTTGGTCACTTGGCCTAGTAGAGCGGGTAGATGTATTGGTCAGCCGTACATTGTTCTGGTATTTCGGACATCCGCTTGTATATTTCTGGCTGTTGCCTGCATATATGGCCTGGTATGCGATCGTGCCAAAGATCATCGGCGGAAAGATTTTCTCTGATTCTTTAGCAAGGATGTCTTTCATCCTATTCCTGTTATTCTCAATCCCTGTTGGTTTCCACCACCAGTTGATGGAACCAGGTATTGACCCAGCATGGAAATTCCTTCAGGTTATTTTGACATTCCTTGTTGTCATCCCATCATTGATGACTGCATTTTCGTTGTTTGCGACATTTGAAATGTTCGGCCGTTCAAAAGGCTCTACTGGCCTATTCGGCTGGGTAAAAAAGCTTCCTTGGGGCGATGCACGCTTTGCAGTACCATTTATCGGAATGCTAGCTTTCATTCCTGCTGGTGCTGGCGGACTAGTCAACGCATCCCACCAGTTGAACCAGGTAGTACACAATACCATTTGGGTTACAGGCCATTTCCATTTGACACTTGCGACTTCAGTCGTCCTGACTTTCTTCGGAATTTCTTATTGGCTAGTTCCTCACCTTACTGGAAGGGTACTAACAAAGGCTATGAATAAACTAGCAATCATTCAGGGGATTGTCTGGGCAATCGGTATGACCTTCATGTCCGGTGCAATGCACGCAGCAGGCCTGCTTGGCGCTCCACGCCGTTCATCATTCTCAACTTACGGAGGTGCAGAACAAGCTGCTGAATGGATTCCTTACCAGGTCGCACAGGCAGTCGGTGGATCCATCCTGTTCCTTGGAATCATACTGATGCTTTACATTTTCATCAATCTTGCATTCTTTGCACCTAAAGGTGATGAAGAATTCCCTGTCGGAGAGGTTGCTGATCAAGCTGAGAAGACTCCGATGGTATTCGAAAACTGGAAGTTATGGCTTGGCATCACTGTCCTTTTAATCCTATTCGCATACACAATACCGTTCATCGATATGATCCAAAATGCACCGATAGGATCTAAGGGATATAAGTTCTTCTAA